The sequence below is a genomic window from Sinorhizobium terangae.
CGTGCTTTTCTTGATCGCCTCGAGGCCTCGTTGTCACCCAAATAGCTTTCGGAAAGTCGGCGAAGGCTCGCACGGTCAATGATTGGCGATGTGGGCGACCTGCGTCGCGGCTGCGTCGGCCAGGCCGGCCGCAATACCGACATTGGCGAGCCCGCCGATTTCGTCCGGGACCTCCGTTCGTGAGCGACGGCGCTCGGCCTGTACCCCCGGCACGATCTCGACGGAAATGCCTTCGATTTCCAGCAGTCGGATTTCCTCACGCATTCCGATGGAAGCGGTGGGGTCACCGGATTTGAGGCGCACCACGCGCTTGCCGGCCAGGACCAGCTCAACCATGGCATTGTGGATATCGCCCCGGCCATCTGAGACCCGGCTATCCGGCCGGCCGACGAATTGCCGCCTTGCTTCCCGGCGGGAAAGTTCGAGCACGTCGTTTGAGATCGGTTCGTCGAAGACAATGACATCGGCGGCCTGCAGGGCACGAACGGCCTTCAACGTCAAGAGTTCAGCATCGCCCGGACCCGCGCCGACGATCGTGACGCGGCCGATGGCAGAGCGGGTCGCGGAAAGGCAACCCAGCTCCTCCATCAGCCGCGTCTCGACACCCTCCTCCGGTGTCTCCAGAAAGGCGCGATCGACGAACCGCTCCCAGAAGGTGCGGCGCGCCGCGCCCGGTTTCAGTCGTGCGTTGACCCTTTCGCGGATCGCCTGCGCGATCGTTGCCCAGCCCTTGATTGCCGGCGGCAGCAAGGCCTCGATCCGACGGCGGATCGCTTGCGCGAGGATCGGCGCGGCGCCGTCGGTCGAAATCGACACGACGACCGGCGAGCGATTGACGATCGAGCCGAACTGGAACTGGCAGAAGGCCAGCTTGTCGATGACGTTGACGGGAACGCCGGCGACACGCGCCGCATTGAAGAATGCCTCCGCTTCTGCGTCGTCGTCGCAATCGGCAATCGCAAGCGTGGCCCCGGAAAAGACGCCGGAGTGCCATATCTCGTCGTGATGGACGAGGCGGCCGTCTTCGTGGGCGGCGCCGCGCCTCAAGAGATCGAGGAAGACATTGCTAAGCTCCGTGCGTGGCGCATGAAGATGAACCTCCGCGCCGCAGGCTGCCAGCAATTCCGCCTTCCAGGCGGCGGCGTCGCTGCCGCCGGCGACGACGACGCGCTTCTTTTTCAAAGTCCAGAACAGCGGCAGGGTGGCGAGCGGAGCGACACGTTGCTGCGACGGCCTTGCGGTCCGGTCATTCAGCGGCAGCGGCAAGGCATCCATCGATGATCCCCCTTATCTCTGCGCGGCAGGAGCCGCAATTGGTGCCGGCGCTAAGCCTCTCGCCGATCGCCTGGACACTGTGGCAGCCGTCGCGAATGGCGGCCGTGATCTGATTGACGCCGACGCTGAAGCAGGAGCAGACCGTTGCGCCCGGGTCCTCTCTGCCGGCGCCGGGACGACCCGCCGCCACGGCGAAGCGCGTGCCGAGGTCGGTATGCGAGGCAAGAAGCTGAGAGACCGCCCAGTTGCGGGCGACCGCCACGGGGCGGGACGCAAGGAACAGGGCGGCAAGCAGCCTGTCGCTGTCGAAGAAGGCGAGGCGGAGTTCGCCGGACTGACGATCAGTATAGCCGATCGGCTCGATTCCGGCCGGGATGGAAAAGGCCCGCCGGCACCAGCCGATCCAGTCTGCTTGCGGCTCGGAGAAGGCAAGTTCCAGGCGCCAGCCGCCGTCGGCCTTGGCGATCGCCCAGTAAGCAGCATCAATACCTTGCGGTTTTTCGGCGGAGACCGCGAAACCATAGGCCCGGGCGTCCAAGCGCGTAGCCTTTACCGCCACGTTCTTCGACGCCGGCTGGCCGGAAACGGGGTCCGTGATCGGCGGCACCAGCGCGTCGATGCGGCCCTTCGAGGCGAACTGATCGTTCCAGTGCATCGGCACGAAAAGGCTTCCCTCCGCTTGGCGCTCGGTGAGGAGCGCGCGGACGATCGCTTGTCCGTAGACGCTCTCGATCGTCACCAGATCGGCGTCCGCGACGGCAAGCCTCTCGGCATCGCGCGGATGAATTTCGACGAAAGGTTCGGCGATATGGGCGGAGAGCCGGGCGCTCTTCCCGGTCCGGGTCATCGTGTGCCAATGATCGCGCACCCGACCCGTATTGAGCGTGAAAGGATAGGCATCGTTTGCCCGTTTGGAGGGGGACACGTCGACGGTTATGAAACTGGCGCGCCCGTCCGCATGGTAGAACCCGCCCTCGGCGAAAAACCGCCTCTCCCGAGGCCGCGTGCCTTGCGGCTGCGGCCACTGGAAAGGCTTGAGATCGTCATAGCTCGCCTTGTCGATCATCGCGTGAGCACTGATGTCGAAATCGCGGCGGCCATCGTTTTCAAAACCGGAAAGCGCGCCATGTTCGGCGAAGACTTCGGCGGCGGAGGCATGGGCGAAGGCTTGCGCAAAGCCCATGCGCCGCCCGACCTGCGCCATTTGCCACCAGTCGGCGCGGGCCTCGCCGGGAGCATGGAGGAAGACGCGCTGGCGGGAGATGCGCCGTTCGGAATTGGTGACGGTGCCGTCTTTCTCGCCCCAGCCGAGCGAAGGAAGCAACACGTGGGCATGGCGCGCGGTATCGGTCTCACTAAGGATGTCGGAGACGACGACGAAGGGACAGGCCTTGATCGCGGCCTCGACCGCGTTAGCGTCGGGCATCGAGACAACCGGATTCGTCGCCATGATCCAGAGCGCCTTGATCCGGCCGTCGGCGACGGCGCGGAACATGTCCACGGCCTTGAGGCCCGGCTTGCCTGCGAGCGCGGGTGCGCCCCAGAAGCGCCGGACGAGATCACGGTCAGCGGCTTTCTCGATGTCGAGATGGGCGGCGAGCATGTTGGCCAGCCCGCCGACCTCGCGTCCGCCCATGGCGTTTGGCTGGCCCGTCAGCGAGAAGGGACCCATGCCCGGCCGGCCGATCCGGCCGGTCGCGAGATGGCAGTTGATGATGGCGTTGACCTTGTCCGTGCCGCAAGCCGACTGGTTGACGCCCTGGCTGTAACAGGTGACGACCTTCTCGGTCGTTTCGAACAGGCGGAAGAAATCGCGCAATTGCGCCTGCGAAAGTCCGGTCAGCGCCGAAAGTTCCGCGAGGTCCAGCGCCGAAGCGGCCGCAAAGGCCTCGGCGAAGCCCTTTGTGTGCGCCGAGATATAGTTTTGATCGACGGCGCCGCTCGCCGCCAGATGGGCAAACAGCCCGTTGAAAAGCGGAACGTCGCTGTCCGGGGCAAGCGCCAGATGCATGTCGGCGATGTCGGCGGTCATCGTGCGGCGTGGATCGATGACGACGACCTTCATCTCGGGGCGGTTTGCCTTGGCCGCGGCAAGGCGCTGGTAAAGGACCGGGTGGCACCAGGCGAGATTGGAGCCGGTGAGCACGACGAGATCGGCAAGCTCAAGGTCTTCATAGGCGCCCGGAACCGTGTCGGACCCGAAGGCGCGGCGGTGACCGGCAACGGAGGACGACATGCACAGGCGCGAGTTCGTGTCGATGTTCGCCGAACCGATAAAACCCTTCATCAGCTTGTTGGCGATGTAATAGTCCTCGGTCAGCAATTGGCCGGAGACATAGAAGGCGACCGAATCCGGGCCGTGCTCGGCAATGGTTTGCGCGAAGCGGCTGGCGACGAGATCGAGCGCTTCGTCCCAGCCTGCGCGGCGGCCACCGATCTCCGGATGGAGAAGGCGACCGTGGAGATCGAGGGTTTCGGCAAGTGCCGAGCCTTTGGAACAGAGCCGGCCGAAATTGGCCGGATGCTCAGGATCGCCCTTGACGCTGACGGCGCCCTCATCGTCCACGCGGGCGATGACGCCGCAGCCGACGCCGCAATAGGCGCAGGTGGTCTTGACCTCGCGCGCCATGCCTACTCCGCCGCTGCCAGCGCCAGGCTCTCGAGCGCGATGAAAAGCGCGCCGTTGTCGTTTTTCACCGGGACCGTGCGGACCTCGCCCTCGTCGGCGCCGAGCGCCTTGCCGGTTTCGAGCGAGATCACCCAGTTGTGCAGCGGGCAAGTCACGGCGGTGCCGTGGACGATCCCTTGGCTGAGCGGCCCGCCCTTGTGCGGGCAGTGGTCCTCGATCGCGAAGACCTCGTTCTCCGCGGTCCGGAAGACGGCGATCTTGCCCTGCGGCGTTCTCACGCAACGCGCGCCGCGCAGAGGGATATCGGAAACATTGCCGATTGCGATCCAGTTCATTTCCATCACCTCACTCCGCTGCCTGATTGAAACCGACCGTCGCCATCGGCCGGAACTCATGCTTGTCCTTGCCGGAGACGCGCTCCGACCAGGGGTCGACCTGGGCGAATTTCTGGCTGAAGACGAAGCGGTCGAAATAGGCCTTGCGCTTCTCCGCATCGTTCATGATTTGGCGGCGGATCTCGTCGAGGCCGATGCGTTTTGCCCATTTGTAGATGCGTTCGAGATAGCGGGCCTGCTCGCGATACATCTGCGTCAGGGCAACGATG
It includes:
- a CDS encoding siroheme synthase, whose amino-acid sequence is MDALPLPLNDRTARPSQQRVAPLATLPLFWTLKKKRVVVAGGSDAAAWKAELLAACGAEVHLHAPRTELSNVFLDLLRRGAAHEDGRLVHHDEIWHSGVFSGATLAIADCDDDAEAEAFFNAARVAGVPVNVIDKLAFCQFQFGSIVNRSPVVVSISTDGAAPILAQAIRRRIEALLPPAIKGWATIAQAIRERVNARLKPGAARRTFWERFVDRAFLETPEEGVETRLMEELGCLSATRSAIGRVTIVGAGPGDAELLTLKAVRALQAADVIVFDEPISNDVLELSRREARRQFVGRPDSRVSDGRGDIHNAMVELVLAGKRVVRLKSGDPTASIGMREEIRLLEIEGISVEIVPGVQAERRRSRTEVPDEIGGLANVGIAAGLADAAATQVAHIANH
- a CDS encoding nitrate reductase, with the translated sequence MAREVKTTCAYCGVGCGVIARVDDEGAVSVKGDPEHPANFGRLCSKGSALAETLDLHGRLLHPEIGGRRAGWDEALDLVASRFAQTIAEHGPDSVAFYVSGQLLTEDYYIANKLMKGFIGSANIDTNSRLCMSSSVAGHRRAFGSDTVPGAYEDLELADLVVLTGSNLAWCHPVLYQRLAAAKANRPEMKVVVIDPRRTMTADIADMHLALAPDSDVPLFNGLFAHLAASGAVDQNYISAHTKGFAEAFAAASALDLAELSALTGLSQAQLRDFFRLFETTEKVVTCYSQGVNQSACGTDKVNAIINCHLATGRIGRPGMGPFSLTGQPNAMGGREVGGLANMLAAHLDIEKAADRDLVRRFWGAPALAGKPGLKAVDMFRAVADGRIKALWIMATNPVVSMPDANAVEAAIKACPFVVVSDILSETDTARHAHVLLPSLGWGEKDGTVTNSERRISRQRVFLHAPGEARADWWQMAQVGRRMGFAQAFAHASAAEVFAEHGALSGFENDGRRDFDISAHAMIDKASYDDLKPFQWPQPQGTRPRERRFFAEGGFYHADGRASFITVDVSPSKRANDAYPFTLNTGRVRDHWHTMTRTGKSARLSAHIAEPFVEIHPRDAERLAVADADLVTIESVYGQAIVRALLTERQAEGSLFVPMHWNDQFASKGRIDALVPPITDPVSGQPASKNVAVKATRLDARAYGFAVSAEKPQGIDAAYWAIAKADGGWRLELAFSEPQADWIGWCRRAFSIPAGIEPIGYTDRQSGELRLAFFDSDRLLAALFLASRPVAVARNWAVSQLLASHTDLGTRFAVAAGRPGAGREDPGATVCSCFSVGVNQITAAIRDGCHSVQAIGERLSAGTNCGSCRAEIRGIIDGCLAAAAE
- the nirD gene encoding nitrite reductase small subunit NirD, giving the protein MEMNWIAIGNVSDIPLRGARCVRTPQGKIAVFRTAENEVFAIEDHCPHKGGPLSQGIVHGTAVTCPLHNWVISLETGKALGADEGEVRTVPVKNDNGALFIALESLALAAAE